A region from the Vicia villosa cultivar HV-30 ecotype Madison, WI linkage group LG3, Vvil1.0, whole genome shotgun sequence genome encodes:
- the LOC131661208 gene encoding autophagy-related protein 18d-like, translated as MMADTPSSPMNSPVSTAQGTFPNSMIGSCEHPNSGASSSLSWPDADINDSDESNLFSISWNQDYDCFAAGTSHGFRIYNCEPFKETFRRDLKSGGFKIVEMLFRSNVLALVGAVANSHYPPNKVLIWDDHQSRCIGEFTFRSEVRGVKLRRDRIVVVLEHKIYVYHLMDLKLLHQIETVANPRGLCCLSYHSNTFVLACPGRCKGQVRVEHFGLNVTKSINAHDSQIACLTLTMDGLLLATASVKGTLIRIFNTMDGSTLQEVRRGVDRAEINSISLSQNVQWLAASSDKGTVHIFNLRVRVFGEDSVIRQNYVQGPGLLHQNSSTALDPLISPNTGANPNSSLSFMRGVLPKYFSSEWSFAQFHLPENTKFIVAFGSHNTVLIAGMDGSFYRCSFDQINGGEMLQKEYIRFLKC; from the exons ATGATGGCGGATACCCCCTCATCTCCTATGAATTCGCCTGTTTCGACAGCTCAAGGAACATTTCCGAATTCAATGATCGGAAGTTGCGAACACCCCAATAGTGGGGCCTCGTCTTCTCTGTCGTGGCCCGATGCAGACATCAACGACAGTGATGAATCTAATTTGTTTTCAATTTCATGGAATCAGGACTACGATTGCTTTGCTGCTGGAACAAGTCACGGTTTTCGCATCTATAATTGTGAACCTTTCAAAGAAACTTTCCGACGTGATTTAAAAAGTGGTGGTTTCAAAATTGTGGAGATGCTGTTCCGTAGCAATGTCCTAGCGCTTGTTGGTGCCGTAGCTAACTCCCATTACCCTCCCAATAAAGTTTTGATCTGGGATGATCATCAGAGCAGGTGCATTGGTGAATTCACATTTAGATCTGAAGTTCGTGGAGTGAAATTAAGACGTGATCGAATTGTAGTTGTTCTCGAGCACAAAATATATGTTTATCACTTAATGGATTTGAAGCTCCTTCATCAAATTGAGACAGTGGCAAATCCTAGAGGGCTGTGCTGTCTTTCATACCATTCAAATACATTTGTTTTGGCTTGTCCTGGTCGTTGCAAAGGACAGGTTCGAGTTGAACACTTTGGACTGAATGTGACTAAATCAATCAATGCTCATGATTCCCAAATTGCATGCTTGACTCTGACAATGGACGGTCTCCTTCTTGCAACTGCTAGTGTGAAGGGCACTTTGATTAGAATCTTCAATACAATGGACGGGTCTACTTTACAAGAA GTAAGAAGAGGGGTGGATAGGGCTGAAATCAACAGTATATCTCTGTCTCAAAATGTCCAATGGTTGGCAGCATCAAGTGACAAAGGCACTGTTCATATATTCAACTTGAGAGTGAGAGTATTTGGGGAGGATAGTGTAATACGCCAAAATTATGTCCAGGGGCCTGGACTGCTTCATCAGAATTCTTCAACTGCTTTAGATCCCTTGATTTCTCCAAATACCGGTGCCAACCCCAATTCATCATTATCTTTCATGAGAG GGGTCTTACCAAAATATTTTAGCTCCGAATGGTCATTTGCGCAGTTCCACTTACCTGAAAATACTAAATTCATTGTGGCATTTGGATCTCATAATACCGTCCTAATTGCTGGCATGGATGGAAG TTTTTACAGATGCAGCTTTGATCAAATAAACGGGGGCGAGATGTTGCAGAAGGAATATATTCGTTTCCTAAAATGTTAA